From the genome of Thiovibrio frasassiensis:
GAAGGCATCACCGCCCTGCTTGAACAGATCGACGCCGATTTCGAGAAAGCCGTGGCCATGATCATGGAATGCCCTGCCCGGGTGGTGATCACCGGCATCGGCAAATCAGGGATCATCGGCCAGAAGATCGCCGCCACCATGAACAGCACCGGCACCCCGGCCCTGTTTTTGCACCCGGTGGAAGCCATGCACGGCGACCTCGGCATGGTGGATCCTCAAGACGTCATCCTTGCCATCTCCTACAGCGGCGAAACCGCGGAACTCAGCCTCCTGCTCCCCAACCTCAAAAAGCGCGGGGCCAAAATCATTGCCATGACCGGCAATCCGGCCTCCAGCCTTGCCCGGGGGGCCGATGCGGTGCTCAAGGTCGCGGTGCCCCAAGAGGCCTGCCCCTTGGGCTTGGCCCCCACGGCCAGTACCACCGCCGCCCTGGCCATGGGCGATGCTCTGGCCGTAGTGCTCTTGAACCTCAAGCAGTTCAAGGAAAGCGATTTCCGGCGCAACCATCCGGCCGGCAGCCTTGGGGAGCGCCTCAAGGTCAATGTTGCCGAGGTCATGCTTACCGGCGCAGCGGTTCCCAAGGTTTCCCAGACCGCCACCCTGCCGGAGGCCATCGCCGAACTGAACGCCAAAAATCTTGGCGCGGTGCTGATCATGCAAGCAGAAGAGATCACCGGCATCCTCACCGATGGCGATCTTCGCCGTTTGCTCAGCCAGAAAGGCGCAAGCCTGAACGGCCTCACTCTATCCAACGCCATGACCGCCAAGCCCAAAACCATTACCGCGGATCTTCTTGCCGCCGACGCCCTCAGCATCATGCAGCGCCACGAAATCACCTTTCTGGCAGTGACCGAATACAGCGGCAAGCTGGCCGGCGTCCTCCATCTTCAGGATTTGCTGGGCAAGGGTGAGTTCCGCTTTCTGGTATAAAACCGCGATAACGTTTTCACCAAACAGCCCCCGAAAAACCGCTTATTCTGTAGATATACCTATTGGGCGGGGCTGTTTTTTATGCTAGAGTACGCGACGCTGAATTGGTCCAATGGATTATAATCCAGCGACACCCGGTTAGAAATTTACCCGGCGCTCAATGCCGGGTTTCATATCTTACGATGAGGCTTTGTTATGGCAATCACCAGCAAGGATATCAATTCGGCCTTCAGTGCCGAGGTAACGGCGATTCCGGGAGGCGAATTCCTAAACCGCTGTTTTTCCTGCGGCGCCTGCAGCGGTATCTGCCCGGTCAGTCAGGCAATCCCGGATTTCGACCCCAGAAAGATCATCCACATGATCCGGATGGGGTTGAAAGAGACGCTGCTCAAATCCGATTTGCTCTGGTTCTGTTCCCGGTGCCGCAGCTGTGTCTTTGTCTGCCCCCAGGACGTCCGCTTTGCCGAGATCATGGTCGCCCTTCGCCAGCTGGCCTTGAAGGGAGGCTACATCAGCGAGCAGGATCTGCTCGACAAGGGCAAGAGTGCCTGGGTTGAACGCGATCTTTGCGTCTCCTGTCTGACCTGTGTCCGGGTCTGCCCCTGGCGGATTCCAAAAATCGACGACCAGGGCAAGGCTGCCATCGATCCCCAGGAATGTCGCGGCTGCGGCATCTGCCCCTCCGAATGCCCTGCCCAGGCCATCCGCTTAAACGAGTCCGAGGATGAGCGTTTGATCGCCGCCTGCGGCGTAAATCAGTAGTATGGTGAATCCCATGCCCTTTACCCCGAATATTCAAGCATTCTGTTGCCATTACACCTCTCAGCAGACCCTGGCCGAAGGGCCGGAAGGGCTGC
Proteins encoded in this window:
- a CDS encoding KpsF/GutQ family sugar-phosphate isomerase, encoding MSIEQAKEVLRIEAEGITALLEQIDADFEKAVAMIMECPARVVITGIGKSGIIGQKIAATMNSTGTPALFLHPVEAMHGDLGMVDPQDVILAISYSGETAELSLLLPNLKKRGAKIIAMTGNPASSLARGADAVLKVAVPQEACPLGLAPTASTTAALAMGDALAVVLLNLKQFKESDFRRNHPAGSLGERLKVNVAEVMLTGAAVPKVSQTATLPEAIAELNAKNLGAVLIMQAEEITGILTDGDLRRLLSQKGASLNGLTLSNAMTAKPKTITADLLAADALSIMQRHEITFLAVTEYSGKLAGVLHLQDLLGKGEFRFLV
- a CDS encoding 4Fe-4S dicluster domain-containing protein, whose protein sequence is MAITSKDINSAFSAEVTAIPGGEFLNRCFSCGACSGICPVSQAIPDFDPRKIIHMIRMGLKETLLKSDLLWFCSRCRSCVFVCPQDVRFAEIMVALRQLALKGGYISEQDLLDKGKSAWVERDLCVSCLTCVRVCPWRIPKIDDQGKAAIDPQECRGCGICPSECPAQAIRLNESEDERLIAACGVNQ